The following are encoded together in the Triticum dicoccoides isolate Atlit2015 ecotype Zavitan chromosome 6B, WEW_v2.0, whole genome shotgun sequence genome:
- the LOC119323880 gene encoding uncharacterized protein LOC119323880 translates to MALCRQATSCEDLATALYGFSGVLTIAGFINQNMCRGSESSTLPHGWTRQRCVEDPHTLHRHLLRLNFLDNTWPQAPSIADCPQILQRKTEELVMATKRLKYLHEAKTSTRMTLVLDPRAVVKEPFCWHFLSRTRRGIVLEGMLM, encoded by the exons ATGGCACTATGTCGGCAAGCTACATCTTGTGAAGATTTGGCTACCGCATTATATG GATTCTCTGGAGTATTGACAATTGCAGGCTTCATCAATCAGAACATGTGTAGAG GTTCAGAGAGTAGCACACTCCCTCACGGCTGGACAAGGCAGAGATGTGTCGAGGATCCGCACACACTTCATCGTCATCTTCTCCGCCTCAACTTCCTTGACAACACCTGGCCTCAAGCTCCATCCATAGCAGATTGCCCCCAA ATTTTACAGCGAAAAACTGAAGAACTTGTGATGGCCACAAAGAGACTGAAATATTTGCACGAAGCGAAGACATCCACCCG GATGACCCTTGTCCTGGACCCTCGGGCTGTGGTAAAAGAACCCTTTTGCTGGCATTTTCTCTCAAG GACTCGAAGAGGTATAGTTCTGGAAGGGATGCTCATGTAA